The region TACTAGGTGCGGCTTTTGCTACATTGATAAGTTATATTGTAATGGCATTGGGATATTATATTGTTACTCAGAAGTATTATCACATTAGTTATGATTATTACAAACTGACAAAAATTTCAATAGCTGTTACTTTTATTGCAGTTGTGTATTACTTGTTGATGTATGGAGGTTTTTTAAATATTTATTACAAATTAATTTTAGCCCTGATTTTCTTTTCATATTTAATAACAAATGTAATTGAAAAGAATGAACTGAATCTTATAAAATCAAAACTACTGCGGAGATAAATGTCTGAAGAAATAAAAATAAGAATAAAAAGATTAAGCGATGAATTTTCTGATGTTGAATTACCACATTATGCAACTGCCGGCAGTGCCGGTATGGATATTAGAGCCGCAATTAAAGAAGATGTAATTCTTGAACCGGGGAAAGTTGAACTTATCCCAACTAATCTTTCTGTAGAAATTCCTGTTGGATATGAAATACAAGTTAGACCAAGAAGCGGTTTGGCAGCAAAACACAGTATTGGAATTTTAAATTCTCCGGGCACAATTGATTCTGATTATCGAGGTGAAGTGAAAATTATTATTATGAATTTTGGAAAAGAAAATTTTAAAATTTCCCGTGGTGATAGAATTGCACAATTAATTGTTTCAAAAGTTTATACCGCAAAAATAGAAGAAGTTAAGGTTTTAAATTCATCTCATCGTGGAGAAGGTGGATTTGGACATACAGGGAAGAAGTAAACGCAATAAGCATTGAGCACAAGGCAGAAAAAATGGAATGTTGGAATGTTGGAGTGATGGAGTTGTAGAGTAAAATTTCTTGTCAAGAGTTTTCAAAATAAAATTAATTTTTCTGTTTTAGATTTTCATTCCTGAAATACTTAACTTCGATCAGCACTTACAAAAATTCTGTAAAAAAAATCCAGTTGTTCTGATATTTTCTAAGAATGAAATTATCGTTTTCATCCTTCGACAATCACAGGATGACAACGATTCAAGTTGTAACAGTGAGTTTATTGAAGTGTGTGTAATAAAGAAAAGTAAAAACTCACTTCACATAGAGCGAAGTCGAAATGTGACTATAAGATAAAAAGTGATTAAGTGTCATACCTCGACTCCGCTCGGTATGACGGAAACAATCTGTCATCCTTCGACAAGCACAAGATGACAACGATTCAAGTTGTAACAGTGAGTTTATCGAAGTGTGTGTAATAAAGAAAAGTAAAAACTCACGTCACATAGAGCGAAGTCGAAATGTGACTATAAGATAAAGAGTGATTAAGTGTCATACCTCGACTCCGCTCGGTATGACGGAAGTAATCTGTCATCCTTCGACAATAACAGGATGACATTGTAAGTTAAAATTATTCATTTTTAATTATTAATTCTGATATACGATGTCTGATTTTATTCATCTTCATAATCATACACATTATAGTTTACAAGACGGCGCTTGCACAGTTGATGGTTTAATCAATGCAGCAAAAAAACACGAGATGCAGTCTGTTGCAATTACAGATCATGGTGTTATGTACGGCGCAGCAGAATTTTACAACAAAGCTAAAAAAGCCGGTATCAAACCAATTATTGGAATGGAAGCTTACATCGTTGTTGATGGAAGCAGATTTGACCGCGGTAAACCTGAAGATGCAAACAATAAAAAGAAATCAAAACATTACAATCATTTAATACTTCTCGCAAAAAACAAACAAGGTTACGATAATCTTTCCAGGCTTTCTACACTCGGACACACAGAAGGTTTTTATTACAAGCCTCGAATCGATATGGAACTTCTTGAAAAGTATAAAGAAGGATTAATTTGTACTACTGCCTGCGCAGGCGGAGTTGTTTCAACACATCTTGTTAATGATAATTACGAAAAAGCAAGAGTGAACGCTAAAAAATTTAAAGATTTATTTGGTGATGATTTTTATTTGGAGATTCAGGATCACGGAATGGAAATCGATAAACCTATTCTTGAATCAATGCCAAAACTTTCTAAAGAATTAGGAATAAAGTTAGTTGCAACAAACGATTGTCATTACATCGAGCCTGATCACGCAATAGCACATAATATACTTCTTCTTTTGTCAGATAAGAATGGAGCAGACTACACTCAATTAAGATATGGCACTGACCAGGTTTATTTTAAATCATCCGATGAAATGAAAAAACTTTTTAAGAAATATAAAGGAGCTATTGAAAATACACTTGAGATAGATGAAAAGGTAAATCTTAAGCTTGATTTTGAAGAGCATCATTTCCCGGATTTTCCAATTCCAAAAGAATCTAAAGCAAAAAATCTTGATGAGTATATGGAATTACTCGCCAAAGAAGGGCTGCAGAAGAAGTTTAAAACAATCACAAAGGAAATTGAAGACCGTTTTAATTTTGAAATTAAGACAATTAAGGAAATGGGATTTGCTGGTTACTTTTTAGTTGTAGCAGATTTTATTAATGCAGCTAAAAGTAAAAACATTCCCGTAGGTCCCGGAAGAGGTAGTGCAGCAGGAAGCATAGTAGCTTTTGCAATGGGAATTACAAATGTTGATCCATTAAAATATGATTTATTGTTTGAAAGATTTTTAAATCCGGCAAGAAGATCTATGCCTGATATTGATGTTGATTTTGCTGATGATAAGCGGAACGAAGTGATTGATTATGTACGGGAAAAATATGGTGCTGAATGCGTTAGCCAGATAATTACATTTAATAAATTAACTTCAAAAGCGGTTCTGCGCGATGTTGCCCGTGTTTTAAAAATTCCTATTCCAACTGTTAATAAGATTACGAAATTTATTCCGTCAAAATTCGGGAAAGTATATTCAATTGATCAGGCACTGGCAGAAGTTCCGGACCTCAAATGGGTAAAAGAATCAACTGAAACTGATATACAAAATCTTATCAAATACGGTAAAATCCTGGAAGGAATGAATCGCAATGCATCAAAGCACGCTGCCGGTGTGGTTATCACTCCTGATGAGGTTAGTAAATATGTACCGCTTGCAAATGCAGTATCTCAGCAGGATATTGTAACTCAATTTTCTATGAAGGATATTGAAAATGCCGGGTTACTTAAAATGGATTTTCTCGGGCTTCGTACACTAACAATAATCCGTGATACGATTGATATGGTAAAGAAAAATCATAATGTAGAAATTGATATCGATGATATTCCGCTTGATGATGAAAAAACTTTTCAGCTTTTTTCCAAAGGGCAAACAACCGGCGTCTTTCAGTTTGAATCGGGACCGATGCGCGAATACTTAAAACAACTGCGTCCGGCAAGTTTAAATGATCTTGCAGCAATGAATGCGTTATACCGCCCCGGGCCAATGGAAAACATTGATGATTTTATTGATAGAAAACTCGGCAGAAAAGTAGTTAATTACTCGCATCCGATACTTGAACCAATATTAAAAGAAACTTATGGGGTTATAGTTTATCAGGAACAGGTTATTCAAATAGCAAATAAAGTAGGCGGGATGAGTTTAGCAGATGCTGATCTTTTACGCAGAGCAATGGGTAAAAAAGATCTTAAAGTAATGCAGGAACAAAAAGTTGTTTTTACAGAGGGCGCTGTTAAAAATGGTGTTAACAAAAAAACTGCTTCAGAAATATTCGAGACAATTTTCAAATTTGCTAATTACGGATTTAATAAAAGCCATGCAGTTGCATACAGTTTAATTGCATTTCAAACCGCTTATTTAAAAGCATATTATCCTGCGGAGTTTCTTGCCGCCAACTTAAAAAATGAATTTGAGAACACAGATAAAATTACAAAGTTTCTTGATGATTGCCGTAAACAGAAAATTGAAGTGTTGCCGCCTGATATAAACAATCCTTCACTATTCTTTGAAGCAGAAAACGGTAAGATAAAATTTGGAATGTCTGCAATAAAGAATGTCGGTGTTCCGGCAGTTAAAGAAATTATCAATGCAAAAAATAAACTTGGCAGAAAGTTTAAATCTATTTATGACTTTTGCATAAATACAGATAACCGGATTGTTACAAAGAGAGCTTTGGAAGGACTTGTATTGGCAGGGGCATTTCACAATATAAATAAAAACCGTGCACAGCTTTTTGAAACTATTGAATCTGCGTTAGCTTTTGCACATAAACTTCAAAACTCCAAAATGCTTTCAAGCGATTCATTATTTGGAGGAACTGAAGAAGTATTATTAAAGGAACCAAAACTACCCGAAGTTAAAGAGTGGAGTGAGAAAGAATATCTTGCACAGGAAAGAAAAGTTATTGGTTTTTATCTGACTGATCATCCGCTAAGAAAATATGAATTAGAGTTTAATTCATTTGCCTCAATACATCTTGGTGAAACCGAAGGAATAGAAGAAAAGGGCGATGTGCGTGCTTGCGGTGTTGTAACTGAATTAAAAACAAAGTTTGATAAAGCCGGAAAGATGATGGCATTTTTTAAACTTGATGATCTTACCGGAAGTTGTGAATGTTTGATGTTCTCAAAAGCTTATGATGAGTTTGGGAAATATATTCAGGATGAAGAACCGGTATTTGCAGTAGGAAGTTTGGAAAGCAGCGGTGATTCAGTAAAAATGCAGGTCAGTAAAGTTATTCCAATGAAGAATGTAGCTAATGAACTTACAGAAAGTATAAGCCTTCTTATCAGTAAACAAAGAGTTTCTGCAGAAAAATTAAAACAATTAAAAAGCGTATTTGAAAAATCTGAAGGCAGTATCCCGGTCTTT is a window of Ignavibacterium sp. DNA encoding:
- the dut gene encoding dUTP diphosphatase, coding for MSEEIKIRIKRLSDEFSDVELPHYATAGSAGMDIRAAIKEDVILEPGKVELIPTNLSVEIPVGYEIQVRPRSGLAAKHSIGILNSPGTIDSDYRGEVKIIIMNFGKENFKISRGDRIAQLIVSKVYTAKIEEVKVLNSSHRGEGGFGHTGKK
- the dnaE gene encoding DNA polymerase III subunit alpha is translated as MSDFIHLHNHTHYSLQDGACTVDGLINAAKKHEMQSVAITDHGVMYGAAEFYNKAKKAGIKPIIGMEAYIVVDGSRFDRGKPEDANNKKKSKHYNHLILLAKNKQGYDNLSRLSTLGHTEGFYYKPRIDMELLEKYKEGLICTTACAGGVVSTHLVNDNYEKARVNAKKFKDLFGDDFYLEIQDHGMEIDKPILESMPKLSKELGIKLVATNDCHYIEPDHAIAHNILLLLSDKNGADYTQLRYGTDQVYFKSSDEMKKLFKKYKGAIENTLEIDEKVNLKLDFEEHHFPDFPIPKESKAKNLDEYMELLAKEGLQKKFKTITKEIEDRFNFEIKTIKEMGFAGYFLVVADFINAAKSKNIPVGPGRGSAAGSIVAFAMGITNVDPLKYDLLFERFLNPARRSMPDIDVDFADDKRNEVIDYVREKYGAECVSQIITFNKLTSKAVLRDVARVLKIPIPTVNKITKFIPSKFGKVYSIDQALAEVPDLKWVKESTETDIQNLIKYGKILEGMNRNASKHAAGVVITPDEVSKYVPLANAVSQQDIVTQFSMKDIENAGLLKMDFLGLRTLTIIRDTIDMVKKNHNVEIDIDDIPLDDEKTFQLFSKGQTTGVFQFESGPMREYLKQLRPASLNDLAAMNALYRPGPMENIDDFIDRKLGRKVVNYSHPILEPILKETYGVIVYQEQVIQIANKVGGMSLADADLLRRAMGKKDLKVMQEQKVVFTEGAVKNGVNKKTASEIFETIFKFANYGFNKSHAVAYSLIAFQTAYLKAYYPAEFLAANLKNEFENTDKITKFLDDCRKQKIEVLPPDINNPSLFFEAENGKIKFGMSAIKNVGVPAVKEIINAKNKLGRKFKSIYDFCINTDNRIVTKRALEGLVLAGAFHNINKNRAQLFETIESALAFAHKLQNSKMLSSDSLFGGTEEVLLKEPKLPEVKEWSEKEYLAQERKVIGFYLTDHPLRKYELEFNSFASIHLGETEGIEEKGDVRACGVVTELKTKFDKAGKMMAFFKLDDLTGSCECLMFSKAYDEFGKYIQDEEPVFAVGSLESSGDSVKMQVSKVIPMKNVANELTESISLLISKQRVSAEKLKQLKSVFEKSEGSIPVFINLTENGIDKGKLFSLTENRVKITSELLNSLTSLLGDDAVMLKSK